A window from Cellulomonas sp. C5510 encodes these proteins:
- a CDS encoding BldC family transcriptional regulator: MSAPHTENEILLTPSEVATLFRVDPKTVTRWAKSGKLSSIRTLGGHRRYRETEVRELLGGIPGQRDSDS; encoded by the coding sequence GTGTCCGCCCCCCACACCGAGAACGAGATCCTGCTGACCCCGTCCGAGGTCGCGACGCTGTTCCGCGTCGACCCCAAGACGGTCACCCGCTGGGCGAAGTCCGGCAAGCTGTCCTCGATCCGCACGCTCGGCGGGCACCGCCGCTACCGCGAGACCGAGGTGCGCGAGCTGCTCGGGGGCATCCCGGGTCAGCGCGACAGCGACTCCTGA
- a CDS encoding DUF3073 domain-containing protein: protein MGRGRQKAKQTKVARELKYFSPDTNYRALEQELNGRRGDLVTDSRQDSDDEGDDYSRWPDER from the coding sequence ATGGGGCGCGGCCGTCAGAAGGCTAAGCAGACGAAGGTCGCCCGGGAGCTGAAGTACTTCAGCCCGGACACCAACTACCGGGCCCTCGAGCAGGAGCTCAACGGGCGCCGCGGCGACCTCGTCACCGACAGCCGACAGGACTCCGACGACGAGGGTGACGACTACTCTCGCTGGCCGGACGAGCGCTGA
- the purM gene encoding phosphoribosylformylglycinamidine cyclo-ligase: protein MTESITYAAAGVDTEAGDKAVELMKDAVRATHGPQVLGGVGGFAGLFDASALVGYRRPLLATSTDGVGTKVAIAQAMDVHDTIGFDLVGMVVDDIVVVGAKPLFMTDYIACGRVVPERIADVVRGIAAACSVAGTALVGGETAEHPGLLGPDEYDVAGAATGVVEADGLLGPDRVRAGDVLVALGSSGLHSNGYSLVRRVVEVAGWSLDRDVPELGRTLGAELLEPTRVYAADCLALVERAAGGVHAFSHVTGGGLAANVARVLPAGLVADVARGSWTLPPVFSLVQAAGGVPWTDLERTLNLGVGMVAVVDAAGADGVLAHAAELGLAAWPLGEVRALDPERDTAALGADLVAGTKGVQGGAVRLSGGYRTV from the coding sequence GTGACCGAGAGCATCACCTACGCCGCCGCCGGGGTCGACACCGAGGCCGGCGACAAGGCCGTCGAGCTGATGAAGGACGCGGTGCGCGCGACCCACGGGCCGCAGGTGCTGGGCGGGGTGGGCGGGTTCGCCGGCCTGTTCGACGCATCGGCGCTGGTGGGCTACCGCCGTCCGCTGCTGGCGACGTCCACGGACGGCGTGGGCACCAAGGTCGCGATCGCGCAGGCGATGGACGTGCACGACACCATCGGGTTCGACCTGGTCGGCATGGTCGTCGACGACATCGTCGTCGTGGGCGCGAAGCCGCTGTTCATGACCGACTACATCGCGTGCGGCCGGGTCGTCCCCGAGCGGATCGCCGACGTCGTGCGCGGCATCGCGGCGGCCTGCTCGGTGGCCGGCACGGCGCTCGTCGGCGGGGAGACCGCCGAGCACCCCGGGTTGCTCGGCCCGGACGAGTACGACGTCGCGGGTGCGGCGACCGGTGTGGTCGAGGCGGACGGCCTGCTCGGGCCGGACCGGGTGCGCGCCGGCGACGTGCTGGTCGCCCTCGGATCCTCCGGACTGCACTCGAACGGGTACTCCCTGGTGCGGCGCGTCGTCGAGGTCGCCGGCTGGTCGCTGGACCGCGACGTCCCGGAGCTCGGGCGCACCCTGGGGGCGGAGCTCCTCGAGCCGACCCGTGTGTACGCGGCCGACTGCCTGGCTCTCGTGGAGCGCGCCGCGGGCGGCGTGCACGCGTTCAGCCACGTCACCGGGGGCGGGCTGGCGGCCAACGTGGCCCGCGTGCTGCCGGCCGGTCTCGTGGCCGACGTGGCGCGCGGGTCGTGGACGCTCCCGCCGGTGTTCTCGCTGGTGCAGGCCGCCGGCGGGGTGCCGTGGACGGACCTGGAGCGCACGCTGAACCTGGGCGTCGGCATGGTGGCGGTGGTCGACGCCGCGGGCGCCGACGGCGTGCTGGCCCACGCTGCCGAGCTCGGCCTGGCCGCCTGGCCCCTGGGCGAGGTGCGCGCGCTCGACCCGGAGCGCGACACCGCCGCGCTGGGTGCGGACCTGGTGGCCGGCACCAAGGGCGTGCAGGGCGGTGCCGTCCGGCTCAGCGGCGGCTACCGCACGGTCTAG
- the purF gene encoding amidophosphoribosyltransferase, translating into MAPRGDGLLNHDLLPNEKGPQDACGVFGVWAPGEEVAKLTYFGLYALQHRGQESAGIATSNGEQLLVYKDMGLVSQVFDETALNALHGHIAVGHARYSTTGGSTWENAQPTLGPTAGGTVALAHNGNLTNTAELVDLVAERYGSQRRGELARGNTTDTALVTALFAGDPDHTLEATALEVLPRLRGAFSLVWMDEHTLYAARDPQGVRPLVLGRLERGWVVASETPALDIVGASFVREIEPGELVAIDADGLRTQRFTERQQRAGCVFEYVYLARPDTTIAGRSVHAARVEMGRRLAREHPVEADLVIPVPESGTPAAVGYAQASGIPFGQGLTKNAYVGRTFIQPSQTLRQLGIRLKLNPLREVIRGKRLVVVDDSIVRGNTQRALVRMLREAGAAEVHVRISSPPVKWPCFYGIDFASRAELIANGLAVEEIGASLGADSLGYISMDGMIAATEQPAAQLCTACFSGRYPIELPSQDRLGKHLLEQNELPLGPPEDGLATLVQGTGGSTALEHP; encoded by the coding sequence GTGGCCCCCCGCGGAGACGGACTGCTGAACCACGACCTCCTGCCGAACGAGAAGGGACCCCAGGACGCGTGCGGCGTCTTCGGGGTCTGGGCTCCCGGTGAGGAGGTCGCGAAGCTCACCTACTTCGGGCTGTACGCCCTGCAGCACCGCGGGCAGGAGTCCGCGGGCATCGCGACGTCCAACGGTGAGCAGCTGCTCGTCTACAAGGACATGGGCCTGGTCTCGCAGGTCTTCGACGAGACGGCGCTGAACGCGCTGCACGGCCACATCGCCGTCGGGCACGCGCGCTACTCCACGACCGGCGGCAGCACGTGGGAGAACGCGCAGCCGACTCTCGGCCCGACGGCCGGCGGCACGGTCGCCCTGGCCCACAACGGGAACCTGACGAACACCGCCGAGCTCGTCGACCTGGTCGCGGAGCGCTACGGCAGCCAGCGCCGCGGGGAGCTCGCGCGCGGCAACACCACCGACACCGCCCTGGTGACGGCTCTGTTCGCCGGGGACCCCGACCACACGCTCGAGGCCACCGCGCTGGAGGTGCTGCCGCGGCTGCGCGGGGCGTTCAGCCTGGTGTGGATGGACGAGCACACGCTGTACGCGGCGCGCGACCCGCAGGGCGTGCGGCCGCTGGTGCTCGGCCGTCTGGAGCGCGGCTGGGTCGTGGCGTCCGAGACGCCGGCGCTCGACATCGTCGGCGCGTCGTTCGTCCGGGAGATCGAGCCGGGCGAGCTGGTCGCGATCGACGCCGACGGCCTGCGCACGCAGCGGTTCACGGAGAGGCAGCAGCGCGCGGGCTGCGTGTTCGAGTACGTCTACCTGGCCCGGCCCGACACCACGATCGCGGGCCGGTCCGTGCACGCGGCGCGCGTCGAGATGGGCCGCCGGCTGGCGCGGGAGCACCCGGTCGAGGCCGATCTCGTCATCCCGGTCCCGGAGTCCGGCACCCCCGCGGCGGTCGGCTACGCCCAGGCGTCGGGCATCCCCTTCGGCCAGGGCCTCACGAAGAACGCCTACGTGGGCCGCACGTTCATCCAGCCCTCGCAGACGCTGCGGCAGCTCGGCATCCGGCTCAAGCTCAACCCGCTGCGGGAGGTCATCCGCGGCAAGCGGCTCGTGGTCGTGGACGACTCGATCGTGCGCGGCAACACGCAGCGGGCGCTGGTGCGGATGCTGCGCGAGGCCGGCGCCGCCGAGGTGCACGTGCGGATCAGCAGCCCGCCGGTGAAGTGGCCCTGCTTCTACGGCATCGACTTCGCGTCCCGTGCCGAGCTGATCGCCAACGGTCTGGCCGTGGAGGAGATCGGCGCGTCGCTCGGGGCCGACTCGCTCGGGTACATCTCGATGGACGGCATGATCGCCGCGACGGAGCAGCCGGCTGCGCAGCTGTGCACCGCCTGCTTCTCCGGGCGGTACCCCATCGAGCTGCCGTCGCAGGACCGCCTCGGCAAGCACCTGCTGGAGCAGAACGAGCTGCCGCTCGGCCCGCCCGAGGACGGACTCGCCACCCTGGTCCAGGGGACCGGTGGCTCGACAGCGCTGGAGCACCCGTGA
- a CDS encoding YigZ family protein — protein sequence MGAADAAAPRYPSTIAAPVEHELVVKKSRFLALVHPVSSVPEADEVVAAVRKRSWDARHHCVALVVGPHAEQQRSTDDGEPSGTAGVPMLEVLRRRELTDVVAVVTRYFGGILLGAGGLVRAYSTATSEALDLARLVRRSAATRVTVDVPHADAGRLHGVLRDWVGSHDAGLADVAYGAAARFTLLVPPAELDALDAAVAAATSGSVQPERGGTEVLSR from the coding sequence ATGGGAGCCGCCGACGCCGCCGCGCCGCGCTACCCGTCGACCATCGCCGCCCCCGTGGAGCACGAGCTGGTCGTGAAGAAGTCGCGGTTCCTCGCCCTGGTCCACCCGGTGTCGAGCGTGCCCGAGGCCGACGAGGTCGTCGCCGCCGTCCGCAAGCGCTCGTGGGACGCGCGGCACCACTGCGTCGCGCTGGTCGTCGGCCCGCACGCGGAGCAGCAGCGGTCGACCGACGACGGCGAGCCGTCCGGCACCGCCGGCGTCCCCATGCTCGAGGTGCTGCGCCGCCGCGAGCTCACGGACGTGGTCGCGGTCGTCACGCGGTACTTCGGGGGCATCCTGCTCGGCGCGGGCGGCCTGGTCCGCGCCTACTCCACGGCGACGTCCGAGGCGCTGGACCTCGCGCGGCTCGTCCGGCGCAGCGCCGCGACACGCGTCACGGTGGACGTGCCGCACGCCGACGCCGGCCGGCTGCACGGCGTGCTGCGCGACTGGGTGGGCAGCCACGACGCCGGGCTGGCGGACGTGGCGTACGGCGCGGCGGCCCGGTTCACCCTGCTGGTGCCGCCTGCGGAGCTGGACGCGCTCGACGCGGCCGTCGCGGCGGCGACGTCCGGCTCCGTGCAGCCGGAGCGTGGCGGCACCGAGGTGCTGTCGCGCTGA
- a CDS encoding sterol carrier family protein, translating to MPPRRRTEPAAGRSAVAAWRADPADVRARRTAVRFTLEELADVAPGHTVEVRVPPDGAVQAVEGPRHTRGTPPNVVETDPQTWLELATGALTWDEAVGAGRVHASGERADLSGWLPLQATRHR from the coding sequence ATGCCTCCTCGTCGCCGCACCGAGCCCGCTGCGGGCCGCTCCGCCGTCGCCGCGTGGCGCGCCGATCCCGCCGACGTCCGGGCGCGGCGGACCGCGGTGCGGTTCACCCTCGAGGAGCTGGCCGACGTCGCGCCGGGGCACACCGTCGAGGTCCGGGTGCCGCCGGACGGCGCCGTCCAGGCCGTCGAGGGGCCGCGGCACACGCGCGGCACGCCCCCGAACGTCGTGGAGACGGACCCGCAGACGTGGCTCGAGCTCGCGACGGGCGCGCTCACGTGGGACGAGGCTGTCGGAGCCGGACGGGTGCACGCGTCCGGCGAGCGCGCGGACCTGTCGGGCTGGCTGCCGCTGCAGGCGACGCGTCACCGCTGA
- the rsgA gene encoding ribosome small subunit-dependent GTPase A has product MSVPEPGGSASGRVVRVDRGAVLVLPEDAAGSEDGGPADADGSAGVSAGPDAGGRHAVRVVLPGDGLVPVLDADGAPGELVPPAVGDEVLLGAEGEDATLRVVAVLPRRTAVVRDGPDRTSRAQVLAANVDVVLVVEHLDPDPSPGRVERLLTLAWRSGAQPVVVLTKADLVPDPEGMADEVRAVAIGADVHTVSVTAGTGLEPLRALLRPGWTLVVVGPSGAGKSTLVNALAGAEVMATGDRRADGRGRHTTVHRELVPLPGGANLIDTPGLRGVGLVADSAALETTFADITALAGDCRFADCAHRSEPGCAVLAAVDDGSLSERRLDSWRRLAREAAYQERRSDSALAAAERHRSRRATAAYHRFQRSRPPR; this is encoded by the coding sequence ATGTCTGTTCCGGAACCCGGTGGGTCCGCCTCGGGGCGCGTCGTGCGCGTCGACCGCGGGGCGGTGCTCGTGCTGCCCGAGGACGCCGCCGGGTCGGAGGACGGCGGACCGGCGGACGCCGACGGGTCCGCGGGCGTCAGCGCGGGCCCGGACGCCGGCGGGCGCCATGCCGTCCGGGTCGTCCTGCCGGGCGACGGCCTGGTGCCGGTGCTGGACGCGGACGGAGCGCCGGGTGAGCTCGTGCCGCCCGCCGTCGGGGACGAGGTGCTGCTCGGGGCCGAGGGTGAGGACGCCACCCTGCGGGTGGTGGCTGTCCTCCCGCGGCGGACCGCGGTCGTGCGTGACGGGCCGGACCGCACCTCCCGGGCGCAGGTGCTCGCCGCGAACGTCGACGTGGTGCTGGTGGTCGAGCACCTGGACCCGGACCCGAGTCCCGGACGGGTGGAGCGGCTGCTGACGCTCGCCTGGCGGTCCGGGGCGCAGCCGGTGGTCGTGCTGACCAAGGCGGACCTGGTGCCGGACCCCGAGGGGATGGCGGACGAGGTCCGGGCGGTCGCGATCGGCGCGGACGTGCACACGGTGAGCGTCACGGCCGGGACGGGGCTGGAGCCGCTGCGGGCGCTGCTCCGCCCGGGGTGGACGCTGGTCGTCGTCGGACCGTCGGGGGCCGGCAAGTCGACGCTCGTCAACGCCCTCGCGGGGGCTGAGGTCATGGCGACGGGTGACCGGCGGGCCGACGGCCGCGGGCGCCACACCACGGTGCACCGCGAGCTCGTGCCCCTGCCGGGCGGCGCGAACCTGATCGACACGCCGGGGCTGCGGGGCGTCGGGCTGGTGGCGGACTCCGCGGCGCTCGAGACGACGTTCGCCGATATCACGGCGCTCGCGGGCGACTGCCGGTTCGCCGACTGCGCGCACCGGAGCGAACCGGGGTGCGCGGTGCTGGCGGCCGTCGACGACGGATCGCTCAGCGAACGGCGGCTCGACTCCTGGCGCCGGCTGGCGCGGGAGGCTGCCTACCAGGAGCGGCGCTCGGACTCCGCGCTCGCGGCCGCCGAGCGCCACCGCTCCCGCCGTGCCACGGCGGCGTACCACCGGTTCCAGCGGTCCCGGCCGCCGCGCTAG
- the purL gene encoding phosphoribosylformylglycinamidine synthase subunit PurL: MTSAPTSQQPTEPAEQPAGPTPGHVSDTVEHAAATPDLEQPFAELGLKPDEYQRIRDILDRRPTAAELAMYSVMWSEHCSYKSSKTHLRKFGERVTPEMTEHLLVGIGENAGVVDIGDGWAVTFKVESHNHPSYVEPYQGAATGVGGIVRDIISMGARPVAVMDQLRFGAVDHPDTARVVHGVVSGVGGYGNSLGLPNIGGELVFDASYQGNPLVNALCLGVLRHEDIHLANASGVGNKVVLFGARTGGDGIGGASILASETFDDTKPSKRPSVQVGDPFMEKVLIECCLELYAARVVEGIQDLGAAGISCATSELASNGDGGMHVDLENVLLRDPTLTAGEILMSESQERMMAVVTPEKLDEFLAITGKWDVETAVIGEVTGTGRLTIDHHGQRIVDVDPKTVAHEGPVYDRPYSRPEWQDALVADSVSTPEGVQRYARPSTPAELRATVLDLLGSPNLASKSWVTDQYDRFVQGNTALAQPDDAGVVRVDETTGLGVALATDANGRYAKLDPYTGAQLALAEAYRNVAASGARPMAVTDCLNFGSPEDPASMWQLVQAIEGLADACAVLGTPVTGGNVSLYNGTGEPGKIDSAIHPTPVVGVLGVIDDVAEATPSGWTTAGETVYLLGTTRPELDGSAWADVAHGHLGGVPPRVDLDAERRLATVLVRASRDGLADAAHDLSEGGLAQALVESSLRYGVGVQVDLAGLCERDGVTPFEALFSESTARALVAVPRSEAVRFEDLCTAQGVPALRLGVTAETCSPGAGAPTADLPEDHVHAPAVEVNGLFTLPLPEARAVSEATLPRYFG; this comes from the coding sequence ATGACCAGCGCGCCCACCTCGCAGCAGCCCACCGAGCCCGCGGAGCAGCCCGCCGGCCCCACGCCGGGCCACGTGTCCGACACGGTGGAGCACGCCGCGGCCACGCCCGACCTCGAGCAGCCGTTCGCGGAGCTCGGCCTCAAGCCCGACGAGTACCAGCGCATCCGCGACATCCTGGACCGCCGCCCCACGGCAGCCGAGCTCGCCATGTACTCCGTCATGTGGTCCGAGCACTGCTCCTACAAGTCGAGCAAGACGCACCTGCGGAAGTTCGGCGAGCGCGTCACGCCCGAGATGACCGAGCACCTGCTGGTCGGCATCGGCGAGAACGCGGGCGTCGTCGACATCGGCGACGGCTGGGCCGTCACGTTCAAGGTCGAGTCGCACAACCACCCGTCGTACGTCGAGCCGTACCAGGGTGCCGCGACCGGCGTCGGCGGCATCGTCCGCGACATCATCTCGATGGGCGCCCGGCCGGTGGCCGTGATGGACCAGCTGCGGTTCGGCGCGGTCGACCACCCGGACACCGCGCGCGTCGTGCACGGCGTCGTGTCCGGCGTCGGCGGCTACGGCAACTCCCTCGGCCTGCCGAACATCGGCGGCGAGCTCGTGTTCGACGCCTCCTACCAGGGCAACCCGCTGGTCAACGCGCTGTGCCTCGGCGTGCTGCGCCACGAGGACATCCACCTGGCCAACGCGTCGGGGGTCGGCAACAAGGTCGTGCTGTTCGGCGCGCGCACCGGCGGCGACGGCATCGGCGGCGCGTCGATCCTCGCGTCCGAGACCTTCGACGACACCAAGCCGTCCAAGCGCCCGTCGGTGCAGGTCGGCGACCCGTTCATGGAGAAGGTGCTCATCGAGTGCTGCCTGGAGCTCTACGCGGCCCGCGTGGTCGAGGGCATCCAGGACCTCGGCGCGGCCGGCATCTCCTGCGCGACCTCCGAGCTCGCGTCCAACGGCGACGGCGGCATGCACGTCGACCTCGAGAACGTGCTGCTGCGCGACCCCACGCTGACTGCCGGCGAGATCCTCATGTCGGAGTCGCAGGAGCGGATGATGGCGGTCGTCACGCCCGAGAAGCTCGACGAGTTCCTGGCGATCACCGGGAAGTGGGACGTCGAGACCGCCGTCATCGGCGAGGTCACCGGCACCGGCCGCCTCACCATCGACCACCACGGGCAGCGGATCGTCGACGTCGACCCGAAGACCGTCGCGCACGAGGGCCCCGTCTACGACCGCCCGTACTCGCGCCCCGAGTGGCAGGACGCCCTCGTCGCCGACTCGGTCAGCACCCCCGAGGGCGTGCAGCGGTACGCACGGCCGTCGACCCCGGCGGAGCTCCGGGCCACCGTGCTCGACCTGCTGGGCTCGCCGAACCTCGCGTCGAAGTCCTGGGTGACCGACCAGTACGACCGCTTCGTGCAGGGCAACACCGCGCTCGCGCAGCCCGACGACGCCGGCGTGGTCCGCGTCGACGAGACGACGGGCCTCGGGGTCGCGCTCGCCACGGACGCGAACGGCCGCTACGCCAAGCTCGACCCGTACACCGGCGCGCAGCTCGCGCTCGCGGAGGCGTACCGCAACGTCGCCGCGTCCGGCGCCCGGCCGATGGCCGTCACCGACTGCCTCAACTTCGGCAGCCCCGAGGACCCGGCATCGATGTGGCAGCTCGTCCAGGCGATCGAGGGCCTCGCCGACGCGTGCGCGGTGCTCGGCACGCCGGTGACCGGCGGCAACGTGTCGCTGTACAACGGCACCGGCGAGCCCGGGAAGATCGACTCCGCCATCCACCCGACGCCCGTCGTCGGCGTGCTGGGCGTCATCGACGACGTCGCCGAGGCCACCCCGTCCGGCTGGACCACGGCGGGGGAGACCGTCTACCTGCTCGGCACCACGCGGCCCGAGCTCGACGGCTCCGCGTGGGCGGACGTCGCGCACGGGCACCTCGGCGGGGTGCCGCCGCGGGTCGACCTGGACGCGGAGCGCCGGCTCGCGACCGTGCTGGTCCGCGCGTCGCGGGACGGTCTGGCCGACGCCGCGCACGACCTGTCCGAGGGCGGTCTCGCGCAGGCGCTCGTCGAGTCGTCGCTGCGGTACGGCGTGGGCGTCCAGGTGGACCTCGCCGGGCTGTGCGAGCGGGACGGCGTCACCCCGTTCGAGGCGCTGTTCAGCGAGTCGACCGCACGGGCCCTCGTCGCCGTGCCGCGGTCCGAGGCCGTGCGGTTCGAGGACCTGTGCACCGCGCAGGGCGTCCCGGCGCTGCGGCTCGGCGTCACGGCCGAGACGTGCAGCCCGGGAGCCGGCGCCCCGACGGCCGACCTGCCCGAGGACCACGTGCACGCCCCGGCCGTCGAGGTGAACGGCCTGTTCACGCTCCCGCTCCCCGAGGCCCGCGCGGTCTCGGAGGCGACCCTCCCGCGCTACTTCGGCTGA
- a CDS encoding DUF2599 domain-containing protein produces the protein MISSRGTARSAVVLLAVAALAGCTGAGAGTETPDGPPSPTSSAVAALTDPDSLRATGTAVVSGDVTLTAWPSVGVVVGPPDEDGAVALTVPLPQIEDATASVLPVATLVPPPGATLEVLGDDSALVRGDDGGVLAALGVPVLGGDAVGAGLDLQVAARDDGTLSWSVVRPVLTDGTVDADPSPAGTVTAVVAASALRSATWADRDDEGGLSLAVVPAAWARTGGLAAEEALWAQLVAQVPEAGTTGVRDQLTCHTIGAPDKESWNLEPWRPDVGLLATLAARCNPE, from the coding sequence GTGATCTCCTCGCGCGGCACCGCCCGGTCAGCGGTGGTGCTCCTCGCGGTCGCCGCCCTGGCCGGATGCACCGGCGCCGGTGCCGGCACCGAGACGCCCGACGGGCCTCCGTCCCCGACGTCCTCCGCGGTGGCGGCTCTCACCGACCCGGACTCCCTGCGGGCGACCGGCACCGCCGTGGTGTCCGGCGACGTGACGCTGACGGCGTGGCCGTCGGTCGGGGTCGTCGTCGGACCACCGGACGAGGACGGCGCCGTGGCGCTGACCGTGCCGCTGCCGCAGATCGAGGACGCCACCGCGTCGGTCCTGCCCGTCGCGACGCTCGTCCCGCCGCCCGGCGCGACGCTGGAGGTGCTCGGGGACGACTCCGCCCTGGTGCGCGGCGACGACGGCGGCGTCCTCGCGGCGCTCGGGGTGCCGGTGCTCGGCGGCGACGCCGTGGGCGCGGGCCTGGACCTGCAGGTCGCCGCCCGGGACGACGGCACGCTCTCCTGGTCCGTCGTCCGGCCCGTGCTGACCGACGGCACGGTCGACGCGGATCCCTCGCCCGCCGGCACGGTGACCGCCGTGGTGGCGGCGTCCGCGCTGCGCAGCGCCACCTGGGCGGACCGCGACGACGAGGGCGGGCTGAGCCTCGCGGTCGTCCCCGCGGCGTGGGCGCGCACCGGTGGGCTCGCGGCGGAGGAGGCGCTGTGGGCGCAGCTCGTCGCCCAGGTGCCGGAGGCCGGCACCACCGGCGTGCGCGACCAGCTCACCTGCCACACGATCGGCGCGCCGGACAAGGAGTCGTGGAACCTCGAGCCCTGGCGGCCGGACGTCGGTCTGCTGGCCACACTCGCCGCGCGGTGCAACCCGGAGTGA
- a CDS encoding ABC transporter substrate-binding protein has product MSTRRSRRAPLGAALAVVAALALAACGSGSGGSTAGAGTGTPDASAEIVIGSTNEPTGLVRNVGGSSGVSQTMTRNVFEGLTSVDVDGQVVPTLAESWDVSDDGLTYTFHLQPGVTFHDGTPLTADDVVWSISEAIGPESKSARKSDLLVIQQATAVDDATVELDLSRPSQGLTFYLASVTIVKDGDTELTSDNGTGPYRFVEWVQGDHLTIETFDGYWGEPAKNAGVTFRFFQDTTALNNALLTGDLDLVIAEDSPDQLVQFEDNPDFTITEGTSTTKQLWAFNDREAPFSDVRVRQALYKAIDREAILSAVWDGYGQVIGSMVPPTDPWFVDQADVHAYDPDAAEALLAEAGVSDLEISVDYIPDDTTEAILALLTKNLAAVGVTLTPNPIDDATWYQKVYTDHDFQTTLMGHVNPRDVLWYANPDFYWGYDNPQVQEWVAQADEAATEAEQVDLLTQVNETIGEEAASAWLYLDPQIRVARADITGFPVDQVTESFYVADIVRGS; this is encoded by the coding sequence GTGAGCACCCGCCGATCCCGCCGCGCCCCGCTGGGCGCCGCCCTGGCCGTCGTCGCCGCCCTGGCGCTGGCCGCCTGCGGCTCCGGCTCGGGCGGCTCGACCGCCGGCGCCGGCACCGGCACCCCGGACGCGTCCGCCGAGATCGTCATCGGCTCGACCAACGAGCCCACCGGCCTGGTCCGCAACGTCGGCGGCTCGTCGGGCGTCTCCCAGACCATGACCCGGAACGTCTTCGAGGGCCTCACCTCGGTGGACGTCGACGGCCAGGTCGTCCCGACGCTCGCCGAGTCCTGGGACGTGTCCGACGACGGCCTGACGTACACGTTCCACCTGCAGCCGGGCGTCACGTTCCACGACGGCACCCCGCTGACCGCGGACGACGTGGTGTGGAGCATCTCCGAGGCCATCGGCCCGGAGTCGAAGTCCGCCCGCAAGAGCGACCTGCTCGTCATCCAGCAGGCCACCGCGGTCGACGACGCCACCGTCGAGCTCGACCTGTCCCGCCCGTCGCAGGGCCTGACGTTCTACCTGGCTTCCGTCACGATCGTGAAGGACGGCGACACCGAGCTGACCAGCGACAACGGCACCGGCCCCTACCGGTTCGTCGAGTGGGTGCAGGGCGACCACCTCACCATCGAGACGTTCGACGGCTACTGGGGCGAGCCCGCGAAGAACGCCGGCGTGACGTTCCGGTTCTTCCAGGACACGACGGCGCTGAACAACGCGCTGCTCACCGGCGACCTGGACCTCGTCATCGCGGAGGACTCCCCGGACCAGCTCGTGCAGTTCGAGGACAACCCGGACTTCACGATCACCGAGGGCACCTCGACCACCAAGCAGCTGTGGGCGTTCAACGACCGCGAGGCGCCGTTCAGCGACGTCCGCGTGCGTCAGGCGCTCTACAAGGCCATCGACCGTGAGGCGATCCTGTCGGCTGTGTGGGACGGCTACGGCCAGGTCATCGGCTCGATGGTCCCGCCGACCGACCCGTGGTTCGTCGACCAGGCCGACGTGCACGCGTACGACCCGGACGCCGCCGAGGCGCTGCTGGCCGAGGCGGGCGTGAGCGACCTGGAGATCTCCGTGGACTACATCCCGGACGACACCACCGAGGCGATCCTCGCGCTGCTCACCAAGAACCTCGCCGCCGTGGGCGTCACCCTGACGCCGAACCCCATCGACGACGCCACCTGGTACCAGAAGGTCTACACGGACCACGACTTCCAGACGACCCTCATGGGCCACGTGAACCCGCGCGACGTGCTCTGGTACGCGAACCCCGACTTCTACTGGGGCTACGACAACCCGCAGGTCCAGGAGTGGGTCGCCCAGGCCGACGAGGCGGCCACCGAGGCCGAGCAGGTCGACCTGCTGACGCAGGTCAACGAGACCATCGGCGAGGAGGCGGCGTCCGCCTGGCTGTACCTGGACCCGCAGATCCGCGTCGCCCGGGCCGACATCACCGGGTTCCCCGTCGACCAGGTGACCGAGTCGTTCTACGTCGCCGACATCGTCCGGGGGTCCTGA